In Esox lucius isolate fEsoLuc1 chromosome 22, fEsoLuc1.pri, whole genome shotgun sequence, the genomic window aatgtaAAGAAAGGAGCACTAGTAAGTCAAGTTTGGAAATGACTGTTTTGCTGCAAAGGTTTGGATTCATCTActaattcaagggtatttctttagttttaatattttccaaattgtaGAAGAATTGTGAAGACCTTcagaactatgaaataacacttatGGAATtatgtagattcttcaaagtagccattATTTGCCTTgataacagctttgcacactcttggcattctctcagccagtttcatgaggtagtcaacTGGAATGCTTTTTCAAAGGAGTTCCCAAATATGCTGAGTACTTGTTGGCAGTTTTTCCTTCACTCTctggtccaactcatcccaaaccatctaaactgggttgaggttgggtgattgtggaggccaggtcatctcatgcagcactccatcactgtCCTTCTAGGTCAAATGACTATTACACAGCATGGaggtgtgtttcgggtcattgtcaggttgaaataaaaattatagTCACACTGAGCGTGACTGAGGTTTTATTGctgcaaaaatgtattggtaGAGTGTGCCATGAATTCTAAAGAAATCCTGGCAGTGtaaccagcaaagcacccccacactatcacacatcctcctccatgcttcagggtgggaaccacacatgcggagatcatccgttcacccactctgcatctcacaaagacaCGACGGTTGGAACCAGAAATCTCACATGTGGACTCGGACCAAATGTATAGATTTCccctggtctaatgtccatttctcatgtttcttggACCAAACAAATCTTTTCTTATTGCTGTCCTTCAGCAGTAGTTTCTTGGCAGCAATTTGTCAATGACGTCCTGAATCacccagtctcctctgaacagttgatgttgagatgtgtctgttacttgaactctggtttcttttatttgggctgcaatctgaggtgctgTTAGAGACTGCAagaagtgtgcaaagctgtcatcaaggcaaagggtggctattttgaagaatctacaatatgaaatgcattttgatttgttcaacAAACGTTTTTGTTGCCACATGATTCCATAACGTAAGTGGTATTTCATAGTTTGGATTATTATTCTACGGTTTGGAAGACAGTAAAACTAAACATACagccttgaatgagtaggtgtccaaacatttgactggtactgtatgtcagAGAAATATAAGACTTAATGAAAGCAGAGCCCATTGAGCAGAGGACAACAGTAATCATCCCTACAAAGATAGCCTACTGAGTTACACATTAACTGCCTGAAACCTTCAGTGCGACAGGCAACTGGCATTATATAGCTCTACTAAACATTGATTACCCTTCCCTAGTCATTCTCCCCAAGAATGCCTTCCACCTTGCCAATGAATGACAAACTGCCCGGCTTGTAATGACCGCCTTGTCATTGAAATGTTATGTGGGAGTTGTTGCATATAATTTTCTCATCACACATTGTGTATTTCTGCCCGTAGAGCCTCTCAGAAATGCGGCTGCCGTGACAACCCTCCGTGTCTTCAACAAGTAAATAACAAAGTGCGCTAGCAACGCTAAAAGGATTTCTGAACGCCGGAGACggtaacatttctgttgatgaCCTCAATATTCAAAAGGAAAATGGCATGATAAAGATTCACTCTGCCAGTGATAAGACGAAACAGTAATGCGAAGAATATTATGGGTTATAAGTTCACAGTTTTTCACTGGTATGAGAAAGGGTTCCATAGGCAAGTATCACTTGTGTTTGCCATTAGGTGATGAATGGCAACAGTTATTTCTGTAAGCTACTGAATCCTATTATAAGGAACACTTTGTATAATCTATTACAGAAATACATTATGCAGAGAGCAAAAGCTTAGAGATGTATTGCTGTTGACTACAAAAAAATGCTTACGtgaaataaaatctattttagTGTTGCGCGTTAAGACtaacattattttcaaatgacGGCTTGAGGTACAGTAGGTCCAGAGCTACAGTGAAAAGTCTTACCTATCAAGTGATCCGGACCCGTCGCCTCCTCGTTCTCTCCTCGCAGGTTAATCTTCTGTGTCACAATGATGGTCTGGTGGGAAACAAAAATAAGCAAAGTCACACAAATTGAGTTTGCGCAACATGCAACATCTAGGGTCTAAATAATGTCAGACTCTTCCAGTCATGCCGGCGATGACGTAACATTTTTATACACGTGTTCATCTGAATACACATTTACAAGGTGTATTATTATATGCCCATGCAGACTGGGAATGAGTTGTTTGCATGTACCACTCTCTCTGAGAAACCCCTCGGAGTCGGGTCAGATCCTGGGGATCAGACATTATTGACGTTGACCCTAGTTCAAGGACACGTCCAATATGATTTATAAACCCCAAACAAGCACGGTACACTTTTCTAAAACATTATTACTTTAAGTACTtctacaaacacagacacccaaAACTACAATTTAAGCTGACCTAATTGAAGAAGGTGCTAGCATATACAGAACATTGTTGAtaactgttttgtatttgtcaaGACTGTCAACCACTTTCATTAGCATTTCTCTCTTCAGCTATCAAAATAAATAAGGTTGAATACATCAAGACCCAACaggaaaataaaagtatttaaatatgCACAAAATGATAGgcattagaaaatacatttatacatttaatgTGATTAAACGTCAACAAAATTagtattgtatttacatttgatttattttatcagCATTGTACTACAATGTTCCTAAATTGGGATGATACAAAAAAGTAACACCCAACTGTGTTCCAATTTAAATACTAATTTAAAAAtatccatttttttttaattaattacgatttttctttatttgtcaTTCCATTAAAGACAATTTGagattaaaaaaattgtttttaaatccaCTTGGATAAAACAGAACTATTTCATTCTACCTCTTTAGCAAAACTTATTTCTGCAAAGGGATGCCACAATGTAACTGATCTAATACAGAGACATGGGCTAACAGAGAGTGTGATGTCAAAAAAAGTGTTCTTCAAACGTATAAAGGGGTTAGCAGGTTATAAAGGCACTATTCTTTTGTTGTATTTCTGTAGAAGGAAGATAGAGGCGAGGCTGCAAGCAGAGTATAAAACGGGCCTTTGTTAAATTGAGTGTCCGCGATAAGAGCCTCCTCTTCACTATCGAAATTCCCCATCAGCTGGATTGAATTTCCTGCATATTGCAGTTGGACTCTCCCTCTTGCTTTCTCGcttgctctccctctcttttcgttctctcctcttcttttctcGTGCTTTTTCAGCCCCTGACAAAGAACAAAGAATACCTTCTACGAGGTCAGCACTGCGTGGCATTCTAAGTCTCATAGAAACCGCTCTGTTCTGTCGTAAGATTAGTATGTGGATCAGTTCGAACACTGGCAGCATATCTCCCAAGATGAAATGCTTTAACGTGATCTcatatgtttgtgagtgtgtgtgcatatgaaGGTTTGagaaatgtgtggttgtgtacaGACAAACTTGACATACAACATCCACATAGTTATTGCAAGAGAGATCTAGGGTGTATATACAAACCCCAATAAGATACCGACAAGCATAAGCGGCTGCAGGAAATGGATATTGAGGTTACAGGAAACAGTAATAAGATGGCGAGGTTATcaagagagatggacagatacGAGAGCAGTGTGTAGTAGAGAAAGCAAGACCCGTGGAAAATCCTAGAAGCCAAGTAAAGTTTCATTACAGGAGCCCTGGCTCACTCACAGCTGTATCCGTGCAGATCTCCATTCCGCCCCTCGTTTCGCTGTTTTTCTTGGGGATAGAGATGCCAGGGAGAGATTCGGCAGTGGAGTCGCTCTTCCCCACACTCCTGTATAGAAAACATGATTTGATCCTTTTTCTGTCTGCCGAACTGATTTCATATGAACTGCGCAGATGGAAAGAGATCCCGGCTGATAAATTACATTGCCCTGCCTCAATGCAGCCAACACATGCAGCTATACCACTGCCTTGGCATCTGAAATAATCTCTTTGTACGGCTCTCCTCGACTCCAGTCTCATTAAGtgataataaatgtttctaacTACCTTTGATAAAATCTGTCAGCTGCGATTTGAGGTAGTATATCAATTTATGAGAGTAAGGGTAATGTTGTGAGAGAAAGCGGAGATACCACAGGCAGACTAGAAAGTGCTTATGCTCACTCAAGTAGAACCATAACTCAAAGAGACAGCTGACGTTGCTGTTGTCCAGCGGTGTTTTTGTCTCTTTAGATGCCTGCATAATGTAGCAAGGCTTGTAGTATAATGCAGTATAGACACTGGGAGGAGTGTTCAAACCAAAATCCCCAACCCCATCAGCATCACGGTATGTATGCAATGGGTGTTCTTATTTCTGATTAATTCGCTGTGATCTTGGGATTTCTTTTTACCTGACTAAACATAAAAATAGGCTTGAAGTATTAGACAGATCagggtttaaaataaatgtcactgttATACCAACCTGCCCAGGAGTTCTTTCATTAACTGGTCTTTCCCGATGTAGGTGGTAGAACAATGGATCTGATTGGCTATCTGGCCCATTTGCATATTGCAGTGGTCCATGATGGAGCTCAGTTTGTTCTCTGAGAGCGTTAGCTCTGTAGTCTTTTCATAGAGTGGGCTATCGTTTTTCTTCTTGTCCTTCTTTTTGTCTGATTTCATATGTTTGCCTCCCAGCACGGATCCGATCTTCAGGTCTTTTTTCTCCTCTTTGCCTTTCGGAGAGGTGGTATCAGATTTCTTACCATTCGAGGCTGGTAGCTTACTTTTACGTAGGCCAAACCAGTTGGCAAGAGATGGGGCGATCTTCTGCTTTGTCTCAGGTGCTGTGACCTTTTCATGACCCTGACCTTTCTGGATATTTTCCTCGATCCCCATCATGACCTTCTCCTCAATGGTGCAGACTATGGGGCTAACTGGTTGCTCTGCCTCATCAAGCATTGCTTGGGAACTGCTGGCCTGGGCTTTAATGCTGTTTGAACAGTCCAGTTTGCTGGCACTGAGCACCTTTTCACCTAACGTTGTCgtctctgggctaaagacaggAGTAGCCGACAACTCAAACTGAGGATGGGATGCAACCTTTTTGGGATTTCGGGAGTTCTTTAAGCCGATCCGGTTTACAAGAGGTAAGCTACGCACTTCTTTCTGATGtggaactgggatgttttctcCTTTTGCAGTACCCAGTGAATCGTCCCCTTTCAAGACCGATCTGGAGGATCTCTCCGGAAGGCCTGGGTGGCTGGTGGAGCCCGTCATGCCTCCGTAGTAGCTTAGCCTGTTGGTGGGGGAACGGACCGGACTTTCCCCAGATTTGCTACTTGTTTTGATCTGTAAGCCATCAACACAAGAGCTCTGCCTAGTTAACGAGTTACCCCTCTCTCCAGAGTTTGTGATGATACCAGTTCGAATCTTCGCATGTCCATCTGACAGATTGATGTTGGGTTTTTCCATGTAGTTGGTGCTGAAACTCTGGCTGCGTGcttttgctccattcattccAAGGGCGGGCTTCAAGTGAGGTTTGGTCGTGACAGATATCGACCTCTTGAATAGTCTACTGTCACGACTCGACTTGTCACCAAACTCCGCCTGCTCTACCAACTCAGGGGATTGTGGATCCAATTGGTCCTCAACCTTAGTCCCCATTATGGACAGTGATTCAATATTACACACTGCCTGAGAACTGTCACATGGGGCCAAAGCATTTGAAGTCACACTCTCTTTAGAGACAGAGTTGATATGATCTTTCTCTTGCTTTCCTGGTATCACGGCGGAGCCTTTCTGTGGTGAGGGGGGCAACTTCACAAAAGCTCTAAATCCCATGGGAATGCGCGTCTTTGACAATTTCTCAGCAGAATTCTTCACGCTAGTTTCTGAGATGGTTGCATTTTCTACTGCCTGGGGAGGCTGAGACGTAttactgtgaggttctgttgGACACCCAGGATGATCCGCCAGAGTCACAGGCAAACTACTAGAGGTCTTATACGATATAGGATGCCCATTGTCACTGGAAGATCCTTTCTTGCTTGTACATGTGCTCTGAAGCGAAGAGCCTCGTTGAGAGTTATATGAGGGCGGAGGAACATTCTTTGAGCTTTTAGGTCCATTCTCAGGGTAATCTGGCCCTGAGGGTGATGAGGGGAGGTAGAGTTTTGTGGGGACCCGTTTCGAAGTGCCTTTAGAAGGGGTCTGATTTGATGCAGGGACCACTGTTTTCTGAGGTGCAATTGCGGTACCATAGCCAGCGTCCATGTCTATAGTATCTTGGCCTTTGTAGGGCGGCGGTGGCAATGAATGGTGCATATTTGGTACAGGCGGGGGGTGGTAATTCGGAGGTGGCCCCCTCACAGTGGTAGACATGGATGGTTGAGCCCCTGGTTTAAGTGCTTGAGGTGACCCATCGTAATTTGGTCTGATAAGTAATGAGGTGGTCCGGCCTGGAGGcgggggtggagagggagacCTGAGTTCAGTTTTGTTGCTGGCTTCACAGTGTCTGTCTCTGGTAGGCTGCTCCCCGTAATCCACATGATCTAGGTGCCTTCTTGTGAGGTGTGGGGAGATGGATGGAACACTAGATGCGGAACACTTTGTCCAATCGTTCCTGCTGGGAAGGTTGCTGGCCGCCGTCTTGGGGCTTGTAGTGCAACCTGGAGCTTTGATGAACCTGGACATCTTGACTGGAGGAGAAGAAGGCGACTTTGACTCCTGAGTTATGGATCCAGATGTCGGTCCACTGTTGCTGGTTTCTGTTATACAGCCCTTGGACACTTTCAGTGGGGATCCTTTCCCCCGGCTGCTGGGAATCTTCGATCCATTTGCTTTGGGGCTGGGAGAAGCACTGTTCACGGGAGGGACCGAGTGGCCTTTGCTGATTCGACTGGAAGGTGGCTTTATCAATTTTCGCTCTGGAGTAAGTTGGGTTTGCAACCTTTCCATGCTTCCCTCCCTGCTATTACTGCTGGTTCTCCTGCTGGAGTTTCTCTGACTTTCAGACGGCTTTTCGGGGGATTCTAGCACAGTGTAGTTCCTGTGAATAGGCTCGACATGAGATCCCAGTTTTGCATACTCAGCAACCCCATTCCCCTTTATCCCAGGAATTTCTTTCAAAGCCTTAGGACCAACCTCAGACTCCTGTGCACTGAGTTCAATCGGCTGGCCGTCAGCATCGAATATAGCCATTATACTCTCCTCAGACTGTGTTTTGGCCCCAGTCTGCTCTTTAATTAAGCCAAAGGACCTAGGCCTTCCGTCTGCCGACTGAGTTCGGACAGGGTCCCTTCTCAAGCACTGCAAGCGAAGCAGCTTGTCGTCTCTTGAGAGCCTCTTGATGGCCTTCTGCTCTGGCTGCTCAGCTATCCTGCTAACAGGTGGCCATTGGTCGCTGTTCTCAGAGCGCAGATCCTCAGGGTCCGtgtcagagagatggagggggcaCTCAAGCTCCGTGGGACTGACATCAAAGTGCAATAGGGAGGGGTTTAGAACAGCCGCGGTCCGCCCTCCAGAAAGAAAACTGTTAATGAAGCTCATGAGCTTTTCTGGCCTCTCCTTGGAGTTATAGCCAGGTGGGTGCTTAGCATCCACGCTGCAGTTACTGTCTCCTGCTATCCCACTGTCCTGCAGCCCGTCCCAACTACACAGACTGTCCGAGACACTGTGCGACAGCTTTTTGAAATACATCCAGCCCCCGTCCTTCCTTGGGACACCGTCTCGCCTGCAGTCTACTGTGATCGGCGCCTCATCGTCAGCATCATCAGAGTCATACACAAACGTCCTGATGCCCCCCGAGGGGGTTCCCCTTCCCAGATACGTGGGTTTCTCCTTCCCAGGCTTAATCCCCAGCGAGTAGATGCCCTCGTTAGAGTTCATACAGTCCTTTTCAGCCGACTTGGAGACGCGGTAGGACGAGGAGTCTCTGGGTTTTCTCCGCTGCAGCTTCCGCAGGCCTTCCAGGATGTGGCTCTCTTTCCTCCTTGTGGGGAGTTGCTCTTCCAGTGGGGCGCATATGTCCCCCGGGGCGGACGAACCCAGGCTCAGCCTCTTCTCCCACATCAGGGAAGACTGCAGGAAGAGGACAAGACATGGGAACCTTTAGACAATGAACCAAAATGGCGCTGTGCAGCGTCGATCGCCTTAATGAATATGAAGATGTTGAAGAATATGCACAACTGCTCAGAGGAGCAGGGTCTGTGGAGCTCTCTGGTTCGCTACAGCAGAGTTAGCTGACGGGTCAGACGAATGCTTAGCAGCTAATCTGCAGTTGCAATTTCtgactttttttaaattgcctACCATCAGAAGGACATACTGAACCCTTTGGGGTATGActaaatctaaatattataCACATTAATTCATTTTTGTACGTTCCACTCGGAGCACATCAGCACTGTCTATAATTGTACGATGTTACGGGCTCCTGTCAGTAAATTCAAGGTTGAATTAACGTTAACAACATGCACATAGTGGACACAGTCTGGGTGCGTGGAAAACAAAAGACTTCGCAGCGACAGAATCGTCCATGAAACATTTTAGCACAACGCTGGCGTTGAGGCCCGTCTTCCAGGGAGGGCTCGCCACCCTACCGTTCGGCCACAGGAGCGCCTGTCGTTCCAGGTGTGGGAGCCGCTGGAGTACTCGCTGCAGGTGCTGGACAGGGACATCTCACTGCTGCTGCAGCTGCTGCGCTGGTAGACTGGGACGGGCACGGTCAAACTCAGCTGGCTCAGGCACCTGGCAAGAGGGAACCCGGCCGACCTTACGTTCGCCGGGACGTCCTGCGAAAACCCGTTTGGAAAAACACTTGTCAGTCGTGATTTAGGGGTCCCAAAACGTGAATGATGGGTCACGGGGGTGGGGGGCCCCTGCAACTTCAGGGTCGTAGTTAAAGAGAAAGATTCTATACTCTACCATTTTATTTTGCGTTGTTTTAATGataaacatgttttgctatTGCTAACATTGCCTATCGAAAAGGCTTCTCACATCACCTTTGGGTTGATTTACCAGGGGAGGAGTTCTGCTTTGGTTAGGAGCACTCCAGTAAAAGCAAAAGGGCCAGATAGGTGAGGGAACATCTGGGGGACAGGTGGCGGAGAGGGAACGGGGGCGAACGGGTTGGCCCGAGTCACAGAGAGGCCGTTTCACATGGTCATATGAGATGGTAATGATGTCAGAGGGTCAGACTGGGACTGGGAATTGGTGACAGGGCAATAGAGGACCACTGATGCAAAGCTTCCACCTTTCTTCTTTTGCACTATGTAAAGAGTGTGTTTTACATGTCTGCTGACAATTTAGCTGatttttcatgtgttttcagTGTTCTTTTTAAGTGTTACAGTAGCTTCTCGATTCTGTAATTAGCCAGTGAGAAACAAATGATCCATCATACTTTCAAATCCAATCTCACCAACAGCTGCTTTCTGCATCAATCCTACTCCACATGTCCGTCCAAACAAATGTTGATTGAgaatttcaaa contains:
- the LOC105022081 gene encoding nck-associated protein 5 isoform X5, translating into MREKLIHELEEERRLRLDSEKRLREVTKESELGQAQMVSLQQHFTRMEETVRTLLQTQGVLEQTAVDTVDIMKVYKDKLSEEVQKTCDSLGRNNIGSGLLPVDKTATADPLLADVGSLSGAEELQDQTNLLLERLRTLEEENSALAMENESQREQYERCLDEVANQVVQALLTQKDLREECLKLRTRVFDLEQQNRTMSVLFQQRVRPVPDLLLQKLHSRIMDLSAADLLLDPERSKSFLLSRNTDCPHDVPANVRSAGFPLARCLSQLSLTVPVPVYQRSSCSSSEMSLSSTCSEYSSGSHTWNDRRSCGRTSSLMWEKRLSLGSSAPGDICAPLEEQLPTRRKESHILEGLRKLQRRKPRDSSSYRVSKSAEKDCMNSNEGIYSLGIKPGKEKPTYLGRGTPSGGIRTFVYDSDDADDEAPITVDCRRDGVPRKDGGWMYFKKLSHSVSDSLCSWDGLQDSGIAGDSNCSVDAKHPPGYNSKERPEKLMSFINSFLSGGRTAAVLNPSLLHFDVSPTELECPLHLSDTDPEDLRSENSDQWPPVSRIAEQPEQKAIKRLSRDDKLLRLQCLRRDPVRTQSADGRPRSFGLIKEQTGAKTQSEESIMAIFDADGQPIELSAQESEVGPKALKEIPGIKGNGVAEYAKLGSHVEPIHRNYTVLESPEKPSESQRNSSRRTSSNSREGSMERLQTQLTPERKLIKPPSSRISKGHSVPPVNSASPSPKANGSKIPSSRGKGSPLKVSKGCITETSNSGPTSGSITQESKSPSSPPVKMSRFIKAPGCTTSPKTAASNLPSRNDWTKCSASSVPSISPHLTRRHLDHVDYGEQPTRDRHCEASNKTELRSPSPPPPPGRTTSLLIRPNYDGSPQALKPGAQPSMSTTVRGPPPNYHPPPVPNMHHSLPPPPYKGQDTIDMDAGYGTAIAPQKTVVPASNQTPSKGTSKRVPTKLYLPSSPSGPDYPENGPKSSKNVPPPSYNSQRGSSLQSTCTSKKGSSSDNGHPISYKTSSSLPVTLADHPGCPTEPHSNTSQPPQAVENATISETSVKNSAEKLSKTRIPMGFRAFVKLPPSPQKGSAVIPGKQEKDHINSVSKESVTSNALAPCDSSQAVCNIESLSIMGTKVEDQLDPQSPELVEQAEFGDKSSRDSRLFKRSISVTTKPHLKPALGMNGAKARSQSFSTNYMEKPNINLSDGHAKIRTGIITNSGERGNSLTRQSSCVDGLQIKTSSKSGESPVRSPTNRLSYYGGMTGSTSHPGLPERSSRSVLKGDDSLGTAKGENIPVPHQKEVRSLPLVNRIGLKNSRNPKKVASHPQFELSATPVFSPETTTLGEKVLSASKLDCSNSIKAQASSSQAMLDEAEQPVSPIVCTIEEKVMMGIEENIQKGQGHEKVTAPETKQKIAPSLANWFGLRKSKLPASNGKKSDTTSPKGKEEKKDLKIGSVLGGKHMKSDKKKDKKKNDSPLYEKTTELTLSENKLSSIMDHCNMQMGQIANQIHCSTTYIGKDQLMKELLGRSVGKSDSTAESLPGISIPKKNSETRGGMEICTDTATIIVTQKINLRGENEEATGPDHLIGSSCQMRTLDSGIGTFPLPDSVTRVNGRHIPKSESSPDRMAAKMSSPADPDQDLPSVSAGRPTAHIKVPQTHQHTTPAPGHFLSEPAVTGGGRGLDVTSRLPRPSASDVIRTKRPGQIEFRSTSRSVNTEAQEKHVSKKRNTKDPNSASDRALRVCKYSASSSDTETESVGNTLVSPRRTLTNGAKTSHQVDNDKETMKRSSLEKYPLIMDYHEHDVFSLEKEAQRRSISQYNLLHNQSSLQGKAGDRLSKGNQPDKLTGSCGIQTGSRDVSLESLNKLNGTGPGLYPEAGLRPVSANCSCSTGERVGDCCCGTADNEPSSSSYSCSRPGAEHSLSDSLYDSFSSCTSQGSNDV
- the LOC105022081 gene encoding nck-associated protein 5 isoform X1 — encoded protein: MFLPAIKGNSTAHGLSTPNTLDRANLLSKAEDLPDETGPKEQGGDGQMRRTIEGQHLDRKQQPKRLSVGSNLVEYMDAYKCIEELLKQLEDERRNVRREKLAVARLQREVARSKSEGTMREKLIHELEEERRLRLDSEKRLREVTKESELGQAQMVSLQQHFTRMEETVRTLLQTQGVLEQTAVDTVDIMKVYKDKLSEEVQKTCDSLGRNNIGSGLLPVDKTATADPLLADVGSLSGAEELQDQTNLLLERLRTLEEENSALAMENESQREQYERCLDEVANQVVQALLTQKDLREECLKLRTRVFDLEQQNRTMSVLFQQRVRPVPDLLLQKLHSRIMDLSAADLLLDPERSKSFLLSRNTDCPHDVPANVRSAGFPLARCLSQLSLTVPVPVYQRSSCSSSEMSLSSTCSEYSSGSHTWNDRRSCGRTSSLMWEKRLSLGSSAPGDICAPLEEQLPTRRKESHILEGLRKLQRRKPRDSSSYRVSKSAEKDCMNSNEGIYSLGIKPGKEKPTYLGRGTPSGGIRTFVYDSDDADDEAPITVDCRRDGVPRKDGGWMYFKKLSHSVSDSLCSWDGLQDSGIAGDSNCSVDAKHPPGYNSKERPEKLMSFINSFLSGGRTAAVLNPSLLHFDVSPTELECPLHLSDTDPEDLRSENSDQWPPVSRIAEQPEQKAIKRLSRDDKLLRLQCLRRDPVRTQSADGRPRSFGLIKEQTGAKTQSEESIMAIFDADGQPIELSAQESEVGPKALKEIPGIKGNGVAEYAKLGSHVEPIHRNYTVLESPEKPSESQRNSSRRTSSNSREGSMERLQTQLTPERKLIKPPSSRISKGHSVPPVNSASPSPKANGSKIPSSRGKGSPLKVSKGCITETSNSGPTSGSITQESKSPSSPPVKMSRFIKAPGCTTSPKTAASNLPSRNDWTKCSASSVPSISPHLTRRHLDHVDYGEQPTRDRHCEASNKTELRSPSPPPPPGRTTSLLIRPNYDGSPQALKPGAQPSMSTTVRGPPPNYHPPPVPNMHHSLPPPPYKGQDTIDMDAGYGTAIAPQKTVVPASNQTPSKGTSKRVPTKLYLPSSPSGPDYPENGPKSSKNVPPPSYNSQRGSSLQSTCTSKKGSSSDNGHPISYKTSSSLPVTLADHPGCPTEPHSNTSQPPQAVENATISETSVKNSAEKLSKTRIPMGFRAFVKLPPSPQKGSAVIPGKQEKDHINSVSKESVTSNALAPCDSSQAVCNIESLSIMGTKVEDQLDPQSPELVEQAEFGDKSSRDSRLFKRSISVTTKPHLKPALGMNGAKARSQSFSTNYMEKPNINLSDGHAKIRTGIITNSGERGNSLTRQSSCVDGLQIKTSSKSGESPVRSPTNRLSYYGGMTGSTSHPGLPERSSRSVLKGDDSLGTAKGENIPVPHQKEVRSLPLVNRIGLKNSRNPKKVASHPQFELSATPVFSPETTTLGEKVLSASKLDCSNSIKAQASSSQAMLDEAEQPVSPIVCTIEEKVMMGIEENIQKGQGHEKVTAPETKQKIAPSLANWFGLRKSKLPASNGKKSDTTSPKGKEEKKDLKIGSVLGGKHMKSDKKKDKKKNDSPLYEKTTELTLSENKLSSIMDHCNMQMGQIANQIHCSTTYIGKDQLMKELLGRSVGKSDSTAESLPGISIPKKNSETRGGMEICTDTATIIVTQKINLRGENEEATGPDHLIGSSCQMRTLDSGIGTFPLPDSVTRVNGRHIPKSESSPDRMAAKMSSPADPDQDLPSVSAGRPTAHIKVPQTHQHTTPAPGHFLSEPAVTGGGRGLDVTSRLPRPSASDVIRTKRPGQIEFRSTSRSVNTEAQEKHVSKKRNTKDPNSASDRALRVCKYSASSSDTETESVGNTLVSPRRTLTNGAKTSHQVDNDKETMKRSSLEKYPLIMDYHEHDVFSLEKEAQRRSISQYNLLHNQSSLQGKAGDRLSKGNQPDKLTGSCGIQTGSRDVSLESLNKLNGTGPGLYPEAGLRPVSANCSCSTGERVGDCCCGTADNEPSSSSYSCSRPGAEHSLSDSLYDSFSSCTSQGSNDV
- the LOC105022081 gene encoding nck-associated protein 5 isoform X2, coding for MSQPGDRGIVSRRGTRRNLPLLRLLVEYMDAYKCIEELLKQLEDERRNVRREKLAVARLQREVARSKSEGTMREKLIHELEEERRLRLDSEKRLREVTKESELGQAQMVSLQQHFTRMEETVRTLLQTQGVLEQTAVDTVDIMKVYKDKLSEEVQKTCDSLGRNNIGSGLLPVDKTATADPLLADVGSLSGAEELQDQTNLLLERLRTLEEENSALAMENESQREQYERCLDEVANQVVQALLTQKDLREECLKLRTRVFDLEQQNRTMSVLFQQRVRPVPDLLLQKLHSRIMDLSAADLLLDPERSKSFLLSRNTDCPHDVPANVRSAGFPLARCLSQLSLTVPVPVYQRSSCSSSEMSLSSTCSEYSSGSHTWNDRRSCGRTSSLMWEKRLSLGSSAPGDICAPLEEQLPTRRKESHILEGLRKLQRRKPRDSSSYRVSKSAEKDCMNSNEGIYSLGIKPGKEKPTYLGRGTPSGGIRTFVYDSDDADDEAPITVDCRRDGVPRKDGGWMYFKKLSHSVSDSLCSWDGLQDSGIAGDSNCSVDAKHPPGYNSKERPEKLMSFINSFLSGGRTAAVLNPSLLHFDVSPTELECPLHLSDTDPEDLRSENSDQWPPVSRIAEQPEQKAIKRLSRDDKLLRLQCLRRDPVRTQSADGRPRSFGLIKEQTGAKTQSEESIMAIFDADGQPIELSAQESEVGPKALKEIPGIKGNGVAEYAKLGSHVEPIHRNYTVLESPEKPSESQRNSSRRTSSNSREGSMERLQTQLTPERKLIKPPSSRISKGHSVPPVNSASPSPKANGSKIPSSRGKGSPLKVSKGCITETSNSGPTSGSITQESKSPSSPPVKMSRFIKAPGCTTSPKTAASNLPSRNDWTKCSASSVPSISPHLTRRHLDHVDYGEQPTRDRHCEASNKTELRSPSPPPPPGRTTSLLIRPNYDGSPQALKPGAQPSMSTTVRGPPPNYHPPPVPNMHHSLPPPPYKGQDTIDMDAGYGTAIAPQKTVVPASNQTPSKGTSKRVPTKLYLPSSPSGPDYPENGPKSSKNVPPPSYNSQRGSSLQSTCTSKKGSSSDNGHPISYKTSSSLPVTLADHPGCPTEPHSNTSQPPQAVENATISETSVKNSAEKLSKTRIPMGFRAFVKLPPSPQKGSAVIPGKQEKDHINSVSKESVTSNALAPCDSSQAVCNIESLSIMGTKVEDQLDPQSPELVEQAEFGDKSSRDSRLFKRSISVTTKPHLKPALGMNGAKARSQSFSTNYMEKPNINLSDGHAKIRTGIITNSGERGNSLTRQSSCVDGLQIKTSSKSGESPVRSPTNRLSYYGGMTGSTSHPGLPERSSRSVLKGDDSLGTAKGENIPVPHQKEVRSLPLVNRIGLKNSRNPKKVASHPQFELSATPVFSPETTTLGEKVLSASKLDCSNSIKAQASSSQAMLDEAEQPVSPIVCTIEEKVMMGIEENIQKGQGHEKVTAPETKQKIAPSLANWFGLRKSKLPASNGKKSDTTSPKGKEEKKDLKIGSVLGGKHMKSDKKKDKKKNDSPLYEKTTELTLSENKLSSIMDHCNMQMGQIANQIHCSTTYIGKDQLMKELLGRSVGKSDSTAESLPGISIPKKNSETRGGMEICTDTATIIVTQKINLRGENEEATGPDHLIGSSCQMRTLDSGIGTFPLPDSVTRVNGRHIPKSESSPDRMAAKMSSPADPDQDLPSVSAGRPTAHIKVPQTHQHTTPAPGHFLSEPAVTGGGRGLDVTSRLPRPSASDVIRTKRPGQIEFRSTSRSVNTEAQEKHVSKKRNTKDPNSASDRALRVCKYSASSSDTETESVGNTLVSPRRTLTNGAKTSHQVDNDKETMKRSSLEKYPLIMDYHEHDVFSLEKEAQRRSISQYNLLHNQSSLQGKAGDRLSKGNQPDKLTGSCGIQTGSRDVSLESLNKLNGTGPGLYPEAGLRPVSANCSCSTGERVGDCCCGTADNEPSSSSYSCSRPGAEHSLSDSLYDSFSSCTSQGSNDV